A region of Selenomonadales bacterium 4137-cl DNA encodes the following proteins:
- the panC gene encoding pantoate--beta-alanine ligase encodes MEIVTRVADVRALVRQARAAGKTVGLVPTMGFLHEGHLTLMRTARAEHGLVIASIFVNPLQFGPNEDYAAYPRDLERDARLAASAGVDAVFAPPVEELYPQGPADMLTFVEVKDITERLCGARRPGHFRGVATVVAKLFNIVRPDVAYFGQKDAQQVVVVRRMAADLSMDVRIATVPIVREKDGLALSSRNVYLNPAERQAATVLSRALRLAEERLKAGQRDAAAIRREMGELIGGEPLAACDYISVCDPATLRELDTVAGPALVALAVRIGKTRLIDNLQWEG; translated from the coding sequence ATGGAGATTGTCACCAGGGTGGCCGACGTCAGGGCGCTGGTCCGGCAGGCAAGGGCGGCGGGCAAGACCGTCGGGCTGGTGCCGACGATGGGGTTTCTGCATGAGGGGCATCTGACGCTGATGCGGACGGCGCGGGCCGAGCACGGGCTGGTGATCGCCAGCATTTTCGTCAATCCGCTGCAGTTCGGTCCCAACGAGGATTACGCCGCCTATCCGCGCGACCTGGAGCGGGACGCGCGCCTCGCGGCCTCCGCCGGCGTGGACGCGGTTTTCGCGCCGCCGGTCGAGGAGCTGTATCCGCAGGGGCCGGCCGACATGCTGACCTTTGTCGAGGTGAAGGATATTACCGAGCGCCTTTGCGGGGCGCGGCGGCCGGGGCATTTCCGCGGCGTGGCGACCGTGGTCGCCAAGTTGTTCAATATCGTCCGGCCCGATGTGGCTTATTTCGGCCAGAAGGACGCCCAGCAGGTGGTTGTCGTCAGGCGGATGGCGGCCGACCTGAGCATGGACGTGCGGATCGCGACCGTGCCGATAGTAAGGGAGAAGGACGGTCTGGCACTTTCTTCGCGCAATGTGTATCTAAATCCTGCCGAACGGCAGGCGGCTACCGTCCTCAGCCGGGCCCTCCGGCTGGCGGAGGAGCGGCTTAAGGCGGGGCAGCGCGACGCGGCGGCCATCCGCCGGGAAATGGGCGAGCTGATCGGCGGCGAACCGCTGGCCGCCTGTGATTATATTTCCGTGTGCGATCCGGCCACTCTACGGGAGCTGGATACGGTCGCCGGACCGGCGCTGGTGGCGCTGGCCGTACGGATCGGCAAAACGCGGCTTATCGATAATCTGCAGTGGGAGGGATAA
- a CDS encoding response regulator transcription factor, with translation MTVKILVADDEASIREVVQLYLEREGFTVHVAADGDAALELEAETRPDLLILDIMLPRRTGWEICRALPRRVPVIFLTAKSTEADKITGFSLGADDYITKPFSPRELVARVKAVLRRSGLIFADGDELGFPGLAIRPATQAVEKGGRSISLSPKEFDLLLFLARHPRIVFTREQLLTNVWGYGFEGDDRTVDATVKRLRQKIADPDNSFIHTVWGTGYKFEVTGK, from the coding sequence ATGACCGTAAAAATACTGGTGGCCGACGACGAAGCCAGCATCCGCGAAGTCGTCCAGCTATACCTCGAACGCGAAGGCTTCACCGTCCACGTCGCCGCCGACGGCGACGCCGCCCTCGAACTCGAAGCCGAAACCCGGCCCGACCTCCTGATCCTCGACATCATGCTGCCGCGCCGCACCGGCTGGGAAATATGCCGCGCACTGCCCCGCCGCGTACCCGTCATCTTCCTCACCGCCAAAAGCACCGAAGCCGACAAAATCACCGGCTTCTCCCTCGGCGCCGACGACTACATAACCAAGCCCTTCAGCCCCCGTGAGCTGGTGGCCAGGGTCAAAGCGGTCCTCCGGCGCAGCGGCCTCATCTTCGCCGACGGCGACGAGCTCGGCTTCCCCGGCCTCGCCATCCGCCCCGCCACCCAGGCGGTCGAAAAGGGCGGCCGGTCGATCAGCCTGTCCCCCAAGGAATTCGACCTCCTTCTCTTTCTCGCGCGCCACCCGCGCATCGTCTTCACCCGCGAACAGCTCCTCACCAACGTGTGGGGCTACGGCTTCGAAGGCGACGACCGCACCGTCGACGCCACCGTCAAAAGACTGCGCCAGAAAATCGCCGACCCGGACAACTCCTTCATCCACACCGTCTGGGGCACCGGCTACAAATTCGAGGTGACCGGCAAATGA
- a CDS encoding HAMP domain-containing sensor histidine kinase, translating into MTRSIFSRLFLSYIVVILLVTVTLGALMAYLVRGQVVENKRLEMMKLGHSAAAALAPVLDNSRLHTRLEVISKLLGTRTWVVDKQGTLLAGNPPARWLRNYPEDSQQIEALFAGAPQSWVRSGRRQADPSIIVGVPLPGAAATPAAVFLYTPIAGVNQTVQALDRLLLLSLILGTLVAALLGFFISRGLTRPLADISHAAARFAAGDYASRTAATGGDEIGGLGRTFNTMAESLAKTEYNRREFLANVSHELKTPVASIQALAEALADGVASTPEHQQRYLATIVGESQRIDRLIRDLLDLSQLEAGELSIVPEKTDLVAFLSREAANYGHLLAEKNLTLRVDAPAAVPPVLADTGRLAQIVANLVSNAVRHSPAGETIVITVQPAAGKVAVAVGDRGPGIPPEDQPYIWDRFYRVDKSRARSGGGTGLGLAITKRLVQAMDGEITVESTPGQGAKFTFTLPVA; encoded by the coding sequence ATGACCCGGTCGATCTTCAGCCGCCTCTTCCTTTCCTATATCGTCGTCATCCTCCTCGTCACCGTCACCCTCGGCGCCCTGATGGCCTACCTCGTCCGCGGCCAGGTAGTGGAAAACAAGCGTCTCGAAATGATGAAACTCGGCCATTCGGCCGCCGCCGCGCTGGCGCCGGTGCTCGACAACAGCCGCCTGCATACCAGGCTGGAGGTAATAAGCAAACTACTCGGCACCAGAACCTGGGTCGTCGACAAGCAAGGCACGCTGCTCGCCGGCAACCCGCCGGCCCGCTGGCTCAGGAACTACCCCGAAGACTCGCAGCAGATCGAAGCCCTCTTCGCCGGCGCCCCCCAATCCTGGGTACGCAGCGGCCGCCGCCAGGCCGACCCCTCGATCATCGTCGGCGTACCCCTGCCCGGCGCCGCCGCGACGCCCGCCGCCGTCTTCCTCTACACCCCCATCGCCGGCGTCAACCAGACCGTCCAGGCCCTCGACCGCCTGCTGCTCCTCTCGCTCATTCTCGGCACGCTGGTCGCCGCCCTGCTGGGCTTCTTCATATCCCGCGGCCTGACCCGGCCCCTCGCCGACATCAGCCACGCCGCCGCCCGCTTCGCCGCCGGCGACTACGCCAGCCGCACCGCCGCCACCGGCGGCGACGAGATCGGCGGCCTCGGCCGGACCTTCAACACCATGGCCGAATCGTTGGCCAAAACCGAATACAACCGGCGCGAATTCCTCGCCAACGTCTCCCACGAACTCAAAACGCCGGTCGCCTCTATCCAGGCCCTCGCCGAAGCCCTCGCAGACGGCGTGGCGTCAACGCCCGAACATCAGCAGCGCTACCTTGCCACCATCGTCGGCGAAAGCCAGCGCATCGACCGTCTCATCCGCGACCTCCTCGACCTGTCGCAGCTCGAAGCGGGCGAACTGTCGATCGTGCCCGAAAAGACCGACCTCGTCGCCTTCCTTAGCCGCGAAGCCGCCAACTACGGCCACCTGCTCGCCGAAAAAAACCTCACCCTCCGCGTCGACGCCCCCGCCGCTGTCCCGCCCGTGCTCGCCGACACCGGCCGCCTCGCCCAGATCGTCGCCAACCTCGTATCGAACGCCGTCCGCCACTCGCCTGCCGGAGAAACCATCGTGATAACCGTTCAGCCCGCGGCCGGCAAAGTCGCCGTTGCCGTCGGCGACCGCGGCCCCGGCATCCCGCCCGAAGATCAGCCCTATATCTGGGACCGTTTCTACCGGGTCGACAAGTCGCGGGCCCGCAGCGGCGGCGGCACCGGCCTCGGTCTGGCGATAACCAAGCGCCTCGTCCAGGCCATGGACGGCGAAATAACCGTCGAAAGCACACCCGGCCAAGGCGCGAAGTTCACCTTCACCCTCCCCGTCGCCTGA
- a CDS encoding helix-turn-helix transcriptional regulator yields the protein MTFLATGLGLAIGWLWLTFLNGPLVHGLAAEAPRPQQLMLAFLLAHSLAYLGVARVGASGIAPRRILSWCLAGAALMAAAPFALLFPPPHPLAAACWLTLAALLTAPAAALLIAAWGTVYSGSTPDKTAPAFGLAIVISTAVLLVGSAVPPALAGILAAACPLLSVALLAVRPGGVGGPPAREQEFRSPIPLKLVLLLGLFYTVGGFMHKMVNLRAPTGQEVFWVTNAVYCGVALVAGAYIRFFPDADLRLLYRPVVPLVFAGFLLFPFLKPGSSLPFVLLQAGFALLDLYTWVLFVYFGSRSRSPLHAIGWGMFFLTLALTAGDLALTAILPLLALSAHKVTVTSFAAAGVILAASFILQDEPETFAGWSYDGGDVSPAGPADALSPVPPPPFLAVAADTGEKVALLLKEAQLTPRENDVFEQLLRGRNNPYIRKELNISDNTLKTHLRSIYRKLDVANRQELLDRIDAISGGG from the coding sequence ATGACTTTTCTTGCAACAGGCTTAGGGCTGGCGATCGGCTGGCTATGGCTGACATTCCTGAATGGGCCGCTGGTTCACGGGCTCGCTGCCGAGGCGCCGAGGCCGCAGCAGTTGATGCTGGCGTTTTTGCTGGCGCATTCGCTGGCTTACCTTGGTGTGGCGAGGGTGGGGGCGAGCGGTATCGCCCCGCGCCGAATCTTATCCTGGTGCCTGGCAGGCGCCGCGCTTATGGCGGCCGCGCCGTTCGCCCTGCTTTTTCCACCGCCTCACCCGCTGGCGGCGGCGTGCTGGCTGACGCTGGCGGCGCTGCTTACGGCGCCGGCGGCGGCGCTGTTGATCGCGGCCTGGGGAACGGTGTACAGCGGTTCGACCCCGGATAAAACGGCGCCGGCGTTTGGGCTGGCTATCGTCATCAGCACGGCCGTGCTGCTTGTCGGCAGCGCCGTGCCGCCCGCGCTGGCGGGTATCCTGGCGGCGGCGTGCCCTTTGTTGTCCGTTGCGCTGCTCGCCGTCCGGCCGGGCGGGGTCGGCGGCCCGCCGGCCCGGGAGCAGGAGTTCCGCAGCCCGATACCGCTGAAGCTTGTTTTGCTACTGGGCCTTTTTTATACAGTGGGCGGCTTTATGCATAAGATGGTCAATCTGCGCGCGCCGACCGGCCAGGAAGTGTTCTGGGTGACAAATGCGGTGTATTGCGGCGTGGCCCTTGTCGCCGGAGCGTATATCCGCTTTTTTCCCGATGCCGACCTGCGCCTGTTGTATCGTCCCGTCGTGCCGCTCGTGTTTGCCGGTTTTCTCCTCTTCCCTTTCCTGAAGCCGGGCTCGAGCCTGCCATTCGTTTTGCTGCAGGCCGGCTTCGCGCTGCTGGATCTTTATACCTGGGTCCTGTTCGTCTACTTCGGGTCACGTTCCCGGTCCCCGCTGCACGCTATCGGCTGGGGAATGTTTTTCCTTACGCTGGCGCTGACGGCCGGCGATTTGGCCCTGACTGCCATTCTGCCGCTGCTTGCGTTGTCCGCGCATAAAGTGACGGTGACTTCCTTTGCCGCCGCCGGGGTTATTCTGGCTGCGTCGTTTATTCTCCAGGACGAGCCCGAGACTTTCGCCGGCTGGAGTTACGACGGCGGCGACGTCTCGCCGGCCGGGCCGGCCGACGCGTTGTCCCCCGTGCCGCCGCCGCCGTTTCTCGCCGTGGCCGCCGACACCGGGGAAAAGGTCGCCCTGTTGCTTAAGGAGGCTCAGCTTACGCCGCGGGAAAACGACGTTTTCGAGCAGCTTCTCAGGGGCCGGAACAATCCGTATATTCGCAAGGAACTCAACATTTCCGACAACACCTTGAAAACGCATCTGCGAAGTATCTACCGGAAACTCGACGTTGCCAACCGCCAGGAACTGTTGGACAGGATCGACGCTATTTCCGGCGGCGGGTGA
- a CDS encoding acyl carrier protein, with translation MDTTQIEKTVKEIIVKRLPKTNPAAIQGDAELDKLGMDSLAASWILADMEEAFGFNMPGPENCILKTVANAVDYVDKNLPR, from the coding sequence ATGGACACGACGCAAATCGAAAAAACGGTGAAGGAAATCATTGTAAAACGCCTGCCGAAAACTAACCCCGCTGCCATCCAGGGGGATGCCGAACTGGATAAGCTTGGGATGGATTCTTTGGCGGCCAGTTGGATACTGGCGGATATGGAAGAGGCTTTCGGGTTTAACATGCCGGGCCCGGAAAACTGCATTCTCAAAACGGTGGCAAATGCCGTCGATTATGTGGACAAAAATTTGCCTCGTTGA
- a CDS encoding AMP-binding protein, whose amino-acid sequence MNKSAGTVGRLLAAQAARLGERRALIFAATDTELSFREFDALSREVAKGLLASGVSRGDHVAVWAANIPEWLFILFGCAKIGAVAVPLNANCGVYELEYILRQSDAKALFWAGGRTEECLAALRGICSGDPVAADDARRFPELCRVVAVGEPLCPGMLGWKEFLAGAAVVDDAALAYCEKKVRPDDVFLIQYSSGTTGFPKGAMLTHAAYVAKAAVVADRKGHTANDVICVPVPFFSSFGFLAVLVAIAAGAATLVMERFLAREMIAAVERWRATAIYGTPTMFLAALELADLRSYDLSSLRAGGISGDYCSPELAEAVIMRLGLAEAGIHYGSTETLITIMPRPGDPLGKRTATVGQALPDTMVKIVDLRTGRGARPGEHGELCTKGASSMLGYYKAPELTAEIIGADGWLRSGDLAWIDSEGFCRITGRIKDVIIRGGENIYPAEIEEFLATLPQVLDAKVVGVPSAFYGEEIVAFVRLKPGQKASALELKRFCRRLISINKVPKRVFFIDKYPETASGKVQKSKLRETAAQLLECESRKI is encoded by the coding sequence ATGAACAAAAGCGCCGGGACTGTCGGCCGGTTGTTGGCCGCCCAGGCCGCCCGGTTGGGTGAAAGACGGGCGCTGATCTTCGCCGCGACGGACACGGAGCTGAGTTTCCGGGAGTTTGACGCGTTGTCGCGGGAAGTGGCAAAGGGTTTGCTGGCAAGCGGCGTTTCGCGGGGAGATCATGTCGCTGTCTGGGCTGCCAATATCCCCGAATGGCTGTTCATTTTGTTCGGCTGCGCCAAAATCGGGGCGGTGGCGGTGCCGCTCAACGCCAACTGCGGCGTGTACGAGTTAGAATATATTCTTCGGCAATCAGATGCGAAGGCGCTTTTCTGGGCAGGTGGCCGGACGGAGGAGTGCCTGGCGGCCTTGCGCGGTATTTGTTCCGGCGACCCGGTCGCCGCGGACGACGCCCGGCGTTTTCCGGAGTTATGCCGGGTGGTGGCGGTAGGCGAACCGCTCTGCCCCGGTATGCTGGGATGGAAGGAGTTTCTGGCCGGGGCCGCGGTGGTTGACGACGCGGCGTTGGCATACTGTGAAAAAAAGGTGCGCCCTGACGATGTTTTCCTGATTCAGTATTCGTCAGGCACAACCGGGTTTCCCAAGGGCGCTATGCTCACCCATGCCGCTTATGTTGCGAAGGCTGCCGTGGTTGCCGACCGGAAGGGTCACACGGCAAATGATGTCATTTGCGTGCCGGTGCCGTTTTTCAGCAGTTTCGGATTCCTGGCGGTGCTGGTCGCCATTGCCGCGGGCGCGGCTACGCTGGTCATGGAACGCTTCCTGGCCAGAGAGATGATCGCGGCGGTGGAGCGCTGGCGGGCGACGGCTATTTACGGCACGCCCACCATGTTTTTGGCGGCGCTCGAACTAGCCGACCTTCGGAGCTATGATCTGTCGTCTTTGCGAGCCGGAGGGATTTCCGGCGATTACTGCTCGCCAGAACTGGCCGAGGCCGTAATCATGAGGCTGGGGCTGGCAGAGGCGGGCATACACTACGGGTCCACGGAAACGTTGATAACGATCATGCCCCGTCCCGGCGATCCTTTGGGAAAACGGACCGCCACCGTCGGCCAGGCGCTGCCGGACACCATGGTCAAGATCGTCGACTTGCGGACCGGACGTGGAGCGCGGCCGGGCGAGCATGGCGAGCTTTGCACAAAGGGCGCCTCTTCGATGCTGGGATACTACAAGGCGCCCGAACTCACCGCCGAGATCATCGGCGCGGACGGTTGGCTGCGCAGCGGCGATCTGGCGTGGATCGACTCCGAGGGCTTTTGCCGGATTACCGGCAGGATCAAGGACGTGATAATTCGGGGCGGCGAAAACATATATCCCGCGGAAATTGAGGAGTTTCTCGCTACGCTTCCCCAGGTGCTGGATGCGAAGGTCGTCGGCGTACCTTCGGCTTTCTACGGCGAGGAGATAGTGGCTTTCGTGCGATTAAAGCCGGGTCAGAAGGCTTCGGCCTTGGAGCTTAAGCGGTTCTGCCGACGGTTGATATCGATCAACAAGGTGCCTAAACGCGTCTTTTTCATCGATAAATACCCCGAAACGGCAAGCGGCAAGGTACAAAAGAGCAAACTGCGGGAAACGGCGGCTCAGCTGCTAGAATGCGAAAGCCGTAAAATATAG
- a CDS encoding SLC13 family permease — protein MAEPDVIDGNDSKAPPGLLLKWGVAVGFPVALWLLPLTQYCGITPRMKLYLALSLWAVIMWTFELVDPAISGTLLPIFFVLGGVGSPSDAFRGWSSPVPWVTLGGLIFGAVIVATGLAKRLTYKILSHTGTSFAGVVVGIVIVTTIISPFMPSVTGKTALLLPLIIGVCQVMGIQPGTREASAMMLALFSALWSAKMAYLTASADSVLLAALVTQYTKQSVSWLQWFYQMALPSFLWTLVSTALVFTLRPKNIHIPKQTLKERYRALGPMTAKEIRAAAMLAALAVALVTDAWHKIDPGWTLMVMAGLCFIPGVNLLTGEELKRLVPFNIVFFLAGSMAIGNVAAGVGFVKMLTASVVPLLQGMGDTALSMAIWALGFLGCFALNQFGLSAAFAGPIADVFGALGFDPYLGAYSLIWGFNQLFFPYQCAPLILIYGFGYLRMSHLIGQMAIRTAVAFAFMIAVTIPYWRLIGLFAR, from the coding sequence ATGGCGGAGCCTGACGTTATCGACGGGAACGACTCGAAAGCACCACCCGGCTTGCTGCTTAAATGGGGCGTGGCTGTCGGTTTTCCGGTTGCGCTGTGGTTGCTGCCGCTGACGCAGTACTGCGGAATTACTCCCCGGATGAAGCTTTACCTGGCTTTATCGTTGTGGGCGGTGATTATGTGGACATTCGAACTGGTCGATCCGGCGATAAGCGGGACACTGCTGCCGATATTTTTTGTTCTCGGCGGTGTCGGTTCGCCGTCTGACGCTTTTAGGGGCTGGTCGTCGCCCGTGCCCTGGGTGACTCTGGGCGGACTGATATTCGGTGCGGTGATTGTCGCCACCGGGCTGGCGAAACGCCTTACTTACAAAATATTGTCGCACACCGGCACATCCTTCGCCGGGGTCGTAGTAGGCATCGTTATCGTGACAACGATAATCAGTCCGTTCATGCCGTCGGTTACCGGGAAGACGGCGCTGCTTCTGCCGCTGATAATAGGCGTTTGCCAGGTGATGGGCATCCAGCCCGGGACCAGGGAGGCGTCAGCGATGATGCTGGCGTTATTCTCAGCCCTGTGGTCGGCCAAAATGGCGTATCTTACCGCTTCCGCCGACAGTGTGCTGCTGGCTGCGCTTGTAACCCAATACACCAAGCAATCTGTCAGTTGGCTCCAGTGGTTCTACCAGATGGCGTTGCCGTCGTTTCTGTGGACGCTCGTGTCAACCGCGCTCGTGTTCACGCTTCGCCCCAAGAATATCCACATTCCCAAGCAGACGTTAAAAGAACGGTATCGGGCTTTGGGACCGATGACCGCCAAGGAAATCAGAGCCGCAGCAATGCTCGCCGCGCTGGCCGTCGCTCTTGTCACCGATGCCTGGCACAAGATCGATCCCGGCTGGACGCTGATGGTCATGGCGGGGCTGTGCTTCATCCCCGGCGTAAACTTGCTGACTGGCGAGGAACTGAAGCGTCTCGTTCCTTTTAACATCGTATTTTTCCTGGCGGGGTCGATGGCGATCGGCAATGTCGCGGCCGGCGTCGGTTTCGTCAAAATGCTGACCGCGTCGGTTGTGCCGCTGTTGCAAGGCATGGGCGATACGGCTTTGTCGATGGCAATCTGGGCGCTGGGCTTTCTCGGTTGTTTCGCGTTGAATCAGTTCGGCCTTTCCGCCGCTTTTGCCGGCCCGATCGCCGACGTTTTTGGCGCCCTGGGCTTTGATCCGTATTTGGGCGCTTATTCGCTGATTTGGGGCTTCAACCAGCTGTTTTTTCCCTATCAATGCGCGCCTCTTATTCTGATCTATGGTTTCGGATACCTGAGGATGAGCCATCTTATCGGTCAGATGGCTATAAGGACGGCTGTCGCGTTCGCATTTATGATCGCAGTCACTATCCCCTACTGGCGACTGATTGGCCTGTTCGCGCGGTAA
- the pssA gene encoding CDP-diacylglycerol--serine O-phosphatidyltransferase, with amino-acid sequence MPRLWVPNALTVANLAAGLTAILLTIAEQWALAVALVFGAAMFDSLDGRVARRLNVASEFGKQLDSLADLVSFGVAPALLAYQLVFADSGWGGYALATVFPICGALRLARFNVSGTRGHFVGLPITAAGPVLAACAYFVPVLPVTGQAFVLLILSGLMVSTVKVPKL; translated from the coding sequence ATGCCGCGTCTTTGGGTTCCCAACGCGCTGACGGTGGCGAACCTCGCCGCCGGATTGACGGCCATTTTGCTGACCATCGCGGAACAATGGGCGCTCGCCGTCGCGCTGGTATTCGGCGCGGCGATGTTCGACAGCCTCGACGGGCGGGTGGCGAGACGGCTGAATGTCGCCAGCGAATTCGGCAAGCAGCTCGATTCGCTCGCCGATCTGGTCTCGTTCGGTGTGGCGCCGGCGCTGCTCGCCTATCAGCTTGTCTTCGCCGACAGCGGCTGGGGCGGCTACGCGCTGGCGACCGTTTTCCCGATATGCGGGGCGCTGCGCCTGGCCCGCTTCAATGTTTCCGGGACGCGGGGCCATTTCGTCGGTTTGCCGATAACGGCGGCCGGACCCGTCCTCGCAGCGTGCGCGTATTTCGTGCCGGTGCTGCCGGTGACGGGGCAGGCGTTCGTGCTGCTGATATTGTCGGGGTTGATGGTGTCGACGGTGAAAGTGCCGAAATTGTAG
- a CDS encoding thioesterase family protein, with product MGTVLTVGAVGEASVAVAADNTAERFGNKGAAVFATPLLVALMEQAAIAAIGPYLDAGQGSVGTRVEVSHLAATPVGMTVRARAELTEIAGKKLTFAVEAYDDREKVGEGRHERYIIDNAKFMARVAAKK from the coding sequence GTGGGAACGGTGCTGACTGTAGGCGCGGTGGGTGAAGCGTCGGTGGCAGTGGCGGCCGACAATACCGCCGAGCGCTTCGGCAACAAAGGGGCGGCCGTGTTCGCCACTCCGTTGCTGGTGGCGCTCATGGAGCAGGCCGCGATCGCGGCGATCGGGCCTTATCTCGATGCCGGCCAGGGTTCGGTCGGCACACGGGTGGAGGTCTCCCATCTGGCGGCGACGCCGGTGGGAATGACCGTCCGGGCGAGGGCCGAACTGACGGAGATCGCCGGCAAGAAACTGACCTTTGCCGTGGAGGCCTACGACGACCGGGAAAAGGTCGGTGAAGGCCGCCATGAGCGGTATATAATCGATAACGCCAAGTTTATGGCCAGGGTGGCCGCCAAGAAATGA
- the ftsH gene encoding ATP-dependent zinc metalloprotease FtsH, whose protein sequence is MNKFFRNVSFYLLIIIIAISIIDYYSSRTTTKTEISYTQFLRSVEEQKVERVTIVDNTIRGKLKDGTEFTTVTPNDPTLIGALREKNVDIKAEQPPQPPWWTTIFSSVLPMLLLIGVWFFIMQQTQGGGNRVMSFGKSRAKLHGEDKVKVTFVDVAGADEAKQELEEVVEFLKHPKKFNDLGARIPKGVLLVGPPGTGKTLLARAVAGEAGVPFFSISGSDFVEMFVGVGASRVRDLFEQAKKNAPCIVFIDEIDAVGRQRGAGLGGGHDEREQTLNQLLVEMDGFGVNEGIIIIAATNRPDILDPALLRPGRFDRQVVVDRPDVRGRQEILKVHTKGKPLAKDVSLEVLARRTPGFTGADLSNLVNEAALLAARRNKKRIDMPELEESVERVVAGPERKSKVISDKEKKLTAYHEAGHALVGMMLTHTDPVHKVSIIPRGRAGGYTLMLPKEDRYYATRSELLDQLKTLLGGRVAEALVLNEISTGAQNDLERATELVRKMITEYGMSEVLGPITFGRRQDQQVFLGRDIARDRNYSEEVAYSIDKEVRRLIEDAYAKTEDMLKSNMDKLHLVADALIERETLEGEELQQLLDNGRIEDKEKPSDEPPPAAPTSAIPTPADEPGPKVVYTFRREDDGLWERC, encoded by the coding sequence TTGAACAAGTTTTTCCGCAATGTCAGCTTCTATCTGCTTATTATCATTATCGCTATTTCGATAATCGACTATTATTCCTCACGCACCACCACCAAGACCGAGATCAGCTACACCCAGTTCTTGCGTAGCGTCGAAGAACAAAAGGTGGAGCGCGTGACGATAGTGGATAATACCATTCGCGGCAAACTCAAAGACGGTACGGAGTTTACCACGGTCACTCCCAACGATCCGACGCTGATCGGCGCCCTCAGGGAGAAGAACGTCGATATCAAGGCCGAACAGCCGCCGCAACCGCCGTGGTGGACGACCATTTTCTCGTCCGTGCTGCCGATGCTGCTGCTGATCGGGGTGTGGTTCTTCATCATGCAGCAGACTCAGGGCGGCGGCAACCGGGTGATGTCGTTCGGCAAGAGCCGCGCTAAGCTGCACGGCGAGGATAAGGTGAAGGTTACCTTCGTGGATGTCGCCGGCGCCGACGAGGCCAAGCAGGAGCTCGAGGAAGTGGTCGAGTTCCTGAAGCATCCGAAGAAATTCAACGACCTGGGCGCGCGCATCCCCAAAGGGGTGCTGCTGGTCGGGCCGCCGGGAACGGGCAAGACGCTGCTCGCCCGTGCGGTGGCCGGAGAGGCCGGGGTGCCTTTCTTCAGCATTAGCGGTTCGGACTTTGTCGAGATGTTCGTCGGCGTCGGCGCATCGAGGGTGCGCGACCTGTTCGAGCAGGCGAAGAAGAACGCGCCGTGCATTGTTTTCATCGACGAGATCGACGCCGTCGGCCGGCAGCGGGGCGCTGGCCTCGGGGGCGGCCACGACGAGCGCGAACAGACGCTTAACCAGTTGCTGGTGGAGATGGACGGCTTCGGCGTCAACGAGGGGATCATCATCATCGCCGCCACCAACCGACCGGATATTCTCGATCCCGCCCTGCTGAGGCCGGGACGTTTCGACCGCCAGGTGGTGGTCGACCGTCCGGACGTTAGGGGCCGCCAGGAGATCCTCAAGGTCCATACCAAGGGCAAGCCGCTGGCCAAGGACGTCAGCCTGGAAGTGCTAGCCCGCCGGACGCCGGGCTTCACCGGCGCCGATCTGAGCAATCTGGTCAACGAAGCCGCCCTGCTCGCCGCCCGCCGCAACAAGAAGCGCATCGACATGCCCGAGCTGGAGGAGTCGGTTGAGCGCGTGGTCGCAGGGCCGGAGCGCAAGAGCAAGGTCATCAGCGACAAGGAGAAGAAACTGACCGCGTATCATGAGGCCGGGCACGCCCTGGTCGGCATGATGCTGACCCATACCGACCCTGTGCACAAGGTGTCGATAATCCCCCGCGGGCGGGCGGGCGGTTACACGCTGATGCTGCCCAAGGAGGACCGCTACTACGCTACGCGGTCCGAACTGCTCGACCAGCTCAAGACGCTGCTGGGCGGCCGGGTGGCCGAGGCGCTGGTGCTCAACGAGATCAGCACCGGGGCCCAGAACGACCTGGAGCGGGCTACCGAGCTTGTCCGCAAGATGATAACCGAGTACGGCATGAGCGAGGTGCTGGGACCGATCACTTTCGGCCGGCGCCAGGACCAGCAGGTTTTTCTCGGTCGCGATATCGCCCGCGACCGCAACTACAGCGAAGAGGTGGCTTACTCCATCGACAAGGAGGTCCGCCGCCTGATCGAGGATGCCTACGCCAAGACGGAAGATATGCTGAAAAGCAATATGGATAAGCTCCATCTTGTCGCCGATGCGCTGATCGAGCGCGAGACGCTGGAGGGCGAAGAGCTACAGCAGTTGCTGGACAACGGCAGGATCGAGGATAAGGAGAAACCGTCCGACGAGCCGCCGCCGGCGGCGCCCACGAGCGCCATTCCGACGCCCGCCGACGAGCCGGGACCTAAGGTTGTTTATACTTTCCGCCGGGAGGACGACGGGCTGTGGGAACGGTGCTGA